From a single Silene latifolia isolate original U9 population chromosome 6, ASM4854445v1, whole genome shotgun sequence genomic region:
- the LOC141588552 gene encoding uncharacterized protein LOC141588552 → MLAVISPWNGIVWWLNPLGSENEISQFAEEIINEGIIKFSLEHRKDIKKLKRKPLIKWRKPLCPRQPVDSLDCGFYVCRYMLEAIANRHQGIPNQDVPKTYEQQMIDKVRDMWTTFVLKHKEVEDEEDGLEVS, encoded by the exons ATGCTAGCTGTTATTAGTCCATGGAATGGAATAGTCTGGTGGCTTAACCCTTTGGGTTCTGAAAATGAGATCTCTCAATTCGCTGAAGAGATTATCAATGA AGGAATCATAAAGTTTAGCCTGGAACATCGGAAGGACATCAAGAAACTGAAAAGGAAACCACTTATTAAGTGGAGGAAACCATTG TGCCCTCGACAACCAGTTGACTCGCTAGATTGTGGATTTTATGTTTGTCGTTATATGCTCGAAGCAATTGCAAATAGACACCAAGGGATTCCTAATCAG GATGTTCCGAAGACGTATGAGCAACAAATGATTGATAAGGTTAGAGATATGTGGACCACATTTGTTCTCAAGCACAAAGAAGTAGAGGATGAGGAGGATGGTTTAGAAGTTAGTTAA